A genomic region of Candidatus Rokuibacteriota bacterium contains the following coding sequences:
- a CDS encoding branched-chain amino acid ABC transporter permease, with protein sequence MFEWGFFGLLMSNGILIGLMYSLIAMGFVLVYKATDAINFAQGEFVMIAGFVVAAALGVYGAPLWLAVSVGLAGMIGFGFGLERVMLRRLIGRPIIAVVMATIGLAAVLRGLGPLVWGAETRPLQLPISDEPIVWGPLFIPPIQLVGAVVSLFFVGAFGWFFLKSRKGIAMRAVADSQQVAMAMGINVERYFALAWAMTGVVSALGGIVWGSLLGVDVHLALVGFKVFPVVILGGLDSIPGAIVGGLIVGVVENVAAGYIDPYVGGGTKDFIPYVLMIVALMVRPYGIFGKSIIERV encoded by the coding sequence ATGTTTGAGTGGGGGTTCTTCGGGCTGCTCATGTCCAATGGCATCCTGATCGGGCTCATGTATTCCCTCATCGCCATGGGCTTCGTGCTGGTCTACAAGGCGACCGACGCCATCAACTTCGCCCAGGGCGAGTTCGTCATGATCGCGGGCTTCGTGGTGGCCGCGGCGCTCGGCGTGTACGGCGCGCCGCTCTGGCTGGCCGTGTCTGTCGGGCTCGCGGGCATGATCGGGTTCGGTTTCGGCCTCGAGCGCGTGATGCTGCGCCGGCTCATCGGCCGGCCCATCATCGCGGTGGTCATGGCGACGATCGGCTTGGCCGCTGTCCTGCGCGGGCTCGGGCCGCTGGTCTGGGGGGCTGAGACGAGGCCGCTGCAGCTGCCGATCAGCGACGAGCCGATCGTCTGGGGGCCGCTCTTCATCCCGCCCATCCAGCTCGTGGGCGCCGTTGTGAGCCTGTTCTTCGTGGGAGCCTTCGGCTGGTTCTTCCTCAAGAGCAGGAAGGGCATCGCCATGCGCGCCGTCGCCGACAGCCAGCAGGTCGCCATGGCCATGGGGATCAACGTCGAGCGTTACTTCGCGCTGGCCTGGGCGATGACGGGCGTGGTCTCCGCCCTGGGAGGCATCGTCTGGGGCAGCCTCCTGGGTGTCGACGTTCACCTGGCGCTGGTCGGTTTCAAGGTCTTCCCGGTGGTGATTCTGGGCGGCCTCGACTCGATCCCCGGCGCCATCGTGGGCGGGCTGATCGTCGGCGTGGTGGAGAACGTGGCGGCGGGGTACATCGACCCCTACGTGGGCGGTGGCACCAAGGACTTCATCCCCTACGTGCTCATGATCGTCGCGCTCATGGTCCGGCCCTACGGCATCTTCGGTAAGTCGATAATCGAAAGGGTTTGA